The genomic segment AAACATAAAAGATGACCCATTCCGTCCAGAAGAAGAAAACGAAGAAATTTTAGGCTCTGAAGCGCCATACTTGAATGCCATTGGTGCTTTAATAtacttagcaaataatacaagacctgatatagcattttctgtaaatttgTTAGCTAGATATAGTATTGCACCAACAAAAGGACATTAGAATGGGATAAAACATCTATTTCGATACCTAAAGGGAACTATAGACCTTGGATTATTTTTCCAGTCAGGAAATAATGCCATACTTATTGGATATGCTGATGCAGGATATCTATCTGATCCACATATGGCCAAGTCACAAACTggatatatatttacatatgcaGGAACCGCAATATCTTGGAAATCAACGAAACAAACTCTAACAGCTACATCCTCAAATCATGTAGAACTTATAACTTTATATGAAGCCATTCGAGAGTGTGTATGGTTGAGATCCATGATTGACAAACTCCAAGAAGATTGTGGTTTAAACGATACAACTAGGGCACCAACtacaatttatgaagataatgatgcatgtatcaaccaagtcagagaaggatacatcaggggagacagaacaaaacacttgtcaccaaaattattcTTTGCACATGATCTgcagaaagataaaaagataaaagtccaagaaattcaatcATGTGAAAACCCCgctgatttattcacaaagtAACTTCCGTTGAAGCGATTCGAGTATTTGATACGCAAGATTGGGATGTGCCGATTTAAAGACATATGTTAGCTTCAGTGGGAGAAATATGCTCACtctatttttttcctttgattatgtttttatcCCACTGGGTTCTTcctgataaaggtttttaataagGCAGGATTTAGGACTATAAATGTCAATATGTTATAATAAAATTCCCACATATATataatgcattcaagggggagtgttaCAATTGATTTGACAACTCATTTGACTGCATTGAGTTGTATGATCTTATCTTCTTCAATAGTaacttacttttatttttacttgtatcttgcactatatatatgtgcatcATCTTGTATTAATATGAATATTAgaagagatatatatatataagtttatcTATCCCTTTTACtactttttttcttatattctaCCTGCTTTTAAAAGTATCATCCACAAAAATATAAAGCTATTTTTGcaaattaaaatagaattaagatttgaaaatcattggcAATAACTTTCGATTAAGTCATCACTATAAAATTGTAAGCGCTCACTTTAATTAGAGGTATTCA from the Amaranthus tricolor cultivar Red isolate AtriRed21 chromosome 12, ASM2621246v1, whole genome shotgun sequence genome contains:
- the LOC130828471 gene encoding secreted RxLR effector protein 161-like; amino-acid sequence: MDKAHPLSFPMVIRSLNIKDDPFRPEEENEEILGSEAPYLNAIGALIYLANNTRPDIAFSSGNNAILIGYADAGYLSDPHMAKSQTGYIFTYAGTAISWKSTKQTLTATSSNHVELITLYEAIRECVWLRSMIDKLQEDCGLNDTTRAPTTIYEDNDKDKKIKVQEIQSCENPADLFTK